The following proteins are encoded in a genomic region of Labeo rohita strain BAU-BD-2019 chromosome 5, IGBB_LRoh.1.0, whole genome shotgun sequence:
- the LOC127165451 gene encoding zinc finger Y-chromosomal protein 1, with protein sequence MDEEVTRLALRSQEPKIILHGSDEGGTGEEEEYVVELQETVLVSEVEGEAASVQGFSSDELVIQDAVEDVVAEYVHCDDDEGVAVETCVMSLEGEEEEEDGVAMAEMTEDVLVAEGREQDGLDPEHDSDGCGDYLMISLDDAGKMVSGDGEEVTVEGAIDDQEVEKDEDGQEVIKVYIFKADSGEDDLGETVDLGENEAVALAEPVVRPLREKMVYMSVGDAHHTQTDGGSKLSDEVYMEVVVGGEEPVPHDRPYDSTALSKDFMPVAWAAAYGADEGCENRNGAASALLHIDESDALDKLNRQHGKNKRRAEPRQVQTAIIIGPYGQPLTVYPCMLCGKKFKSRGFLKRHTRNHHQDVLSRKKYQCTDCDFTTNKKASLHNHMEVHALSNKAPFECETCGKEFHQQAALFSHRLQHHHQEQKSPTAIASPLPPAAATKTHKCKFCDYETAEQGLLNRHLLAVHSKSFPHICVECGKGFRHPSELKKHMRTHTGEKPYSCMYCDYKSADSSNLKTHVKTKHSRELPFRCERCGQTFGEEDELTQHAATHEDARGHQCSHCDHRSSNSSDLKRHVISVHTKDYPHKCAVCGKGFHRPSELKKHSASHKAKKLHQCRHCNFKIADPFVLSRHILSVHTKEQQQPAQSPTPPSQASPPQAPPTEKPAPKRTIGAAQLAAPTVKKAGGAKGPRERRVYQCQYCDYSTGDASGFKRHVISIHTKDYPHRCQYCSKGFRRPSEKNQHIMRHHKDMVPAE encoded by the exons ATGGATGAGGAGGTGACAAGGCTTGCTCTCCGTTCCCAAGAGCCAAAGATTATACTGCATGGCTCAG ATGAGGGAGGCACGGGTGAGGAGGAGGAGTACGTGGTGGAGCTGCAGGAGACGGTGCTGGTGTCTGAGGTGGAGGGAGAGGCGGCGTCCGTCCAGGGCTTCTCCTCCGACGAGCTCGTCATCCAGGATGCAGTGGAGGATGTGGTTGCCGAGTACGTGCACTGCGATGACGATGAGGGCGTTGCCGTGGAGACCTGCGTGATGTCACTGGAGggtgaggaggaagaggaggacgGCGTTGCCATGGCAGAGATGACAGAGGATGTTTTGGTGGCCGAGGGGAGGGAGCAGGACGGGCTGGACCCTGAACACGACTCGGACGGCTGCGGAGATTACCTCATGATCTCCT TGGATGACGCAGGTAAGATGGTGTCGGGAGACGGAGAGGAGGTGACGGTCGAGGGGGCGATAGATGATCAGGAGGTGGAGAAAGATGAGGACGGACAGGAAGTCATTAAAGTTTACATCTTTAAAGCTGACTCGGGAGAGGACGACCTTG GAGAGACGGTGGATCTCGGTGAGAATGAGGCAGTCGCTCTGGCTGAGCCTGTGGTTCGGCCGCTGAGAGAGAAGATGGTCTACATGTCTGTGGGAGACGCTcatcacacacagactgatg GCGGGTCTAAGCTCTCGGATGAGGTGTACATGGAGGTGGTTGTTGGAGGCGAGGAGCCGGTTCCTCACGACAGGCCGTATGACAGCACTGCCCTCAGCAAGGACTTCATGCCCGTCGCGTGGGCCGCCGCATACG GTGCGGATGAAGGCTGTGAGAACCGTAACGGAGCGGCGAGCGCATTACTGCACATTGACGAGTCGGATGCACTGGACAAACTCAACCGGCAACACGGCAAGAACAAGAGACGAGCTGAACCCCGACAGGTCCAAACAG CGATCATCATCGGTCCGTATGGACAGCCTCTGACCGTCTACCCCTGCATGCTGTGCGGTAAGAAATTCAAATCCCGTGGCTTCCTCAAGCGCCACACTCGCAACCACCACCAGGACGTGTTGAGTCGCAAAAAGTACCAGTGCACGGACTGCGACTTCACCACCAACAAAAAAGCCAGTCTTCACAACCACATGGAGGTGCACGCGCTCAGCAACAAAGCGCCGTTCGAGTGCGAGACCTGCGGTAAGGAGTTCCACCAGCAGGCGGCGCTGTTCTCGCACCGTCTCCAGCACCACCACCAGGAACAAAAATCACCAACGGCCATCGCGTCACCGCTTCCTCCCGCCGCTGCCACCAAGAcgcacaaatgcaagttttgcGATTACGAGACTGCCGAGCAAGGGCTGCTCAATCGCCACCTGCTGGCCGTGCACAGTAAGAGCTTCCCGCACATTTGCGTGGAATGCGGCAAAGGTTTCCGCCATCCATCGGAGCTTAAGAAACACATGCGCACGCACACCGGCGAGAAGCCGTACTCGTGCATGTACTGTGATTACAAATCGGCCGACTCGTCCAACCTGAAGACGCACGTGAAAACGAAGCACAGCCGCGAGCTGCCGTTCCGCTGCGAGCGCTGCGGCCAGACCTTCGGCGAGGAGGACGAGCTGACGCAGCACGCGGCCACGCACGAGGACGCACGCGGACACCAGTGCAGCCACTGCGACCATCGCAGCTCCAACTCGAGCGATCTTAAGCGGCACGTGATTTCCGTGCACACTAAAGACTACCCGCATAAATGCGCCGTCTGCGGGAAAGGCTTCCACCGGCCGTCTGAGCTTAAAAAACACTCTGCGTCGCATAAAGCCAAGAAACTGCACCAGTGCCGCCACTGCAACTTCAAGATCGCAGACCCGTTCGTTCTCAGCCGCCATATCTTGTCCGTTCACACTAAGGAACAGCAACAGCCGGCGCAGTCACCGACTCCGCCCTCGCAGGCGTCGCCACCGCAAGCCCCGCCCACAGAAAAGCCCGCCCCCAAGAGGACTATAGGTGCGGCGCAGCTGGCGGCGCCCACAGTAAAGAAAGCCGGGGGCGCGAAGGGTCCACGAGAACGGAGGGTGTATCAGTGTCAGTATTGCGACTACAGCACAGGAGATGCGTCTGGCTTCAAAAGACACGTTATTTCCATCCATACTAAGGACTATCCGCACCGCTGTCAGTACTGTTCGAAGGGCTTCCGGAGACCTTCGGAGAAAAACCAGCACATTATGAGGCACCATAAAGACATGGTGCCGGCAGAATGA
- the c5hxorf58 gene encoding uncharacterized protein CXorf58 homolog, whose product MFVIVMEERRRNYEDCARRIQAYWRSFRDRRLFRLLMNTVRSAEQCLASAVLRQLSPREAELLKDPSLKCKIRFRFAGPRFPPSVVFKIFRIGGGGHYLSGKKVFSPSNQATADTCRMMGNRAFMDLISMDEFHKAAVEQQDVICMKDYMQYSSHLDELPAYVGGRENGWRFLSLKVLSRDVMLREGVKPGTRGRLKMVLPFRHLVNSRFAGRQPSHRGSQASSRRSARAQNNVARKRRLYGLSEAERILDEQKHMDGINSHDMKKQNGTTEKRDIKIVLPSVETEDYDDSSSQSEWEEEAEKLCNWSEQLNIDAVETPALF is encoded by the exons ATGTTTGTGATTGTTATGGAGGAGAG AAGGAGGAATTACGAGGACTGTGCCAGAAGAATTCAGGCATATTGGAGATCTTTTAGGGACAGACGGCTCTTCAGACTCCTGATGAACACTGTACGCTCAGCT GAACAGTGTTTGGCATCAGCAGTTCTGCGTCAGCTCAGTCCCAGAGAAGCCGAATTGCTGAAAGACCCCAGTTTGAAATGCAAGATCAGATTCAG GTTTGCAGGTCCTCGGTTTCCACCTTCAGTTGTCTTCAAGATTTTCCGCATTGGAGGAGGAGGACATTATTTGTCTGGCAAAAAAGTCTTTTCTCCCTCCAATCAG GCCACGGCAGACACCTGCAGAATGATGGGAAACAGAGCATTTATGGATCTCATTTCAATGGATGAGTTCCACAAAGCCGCCGTTGAACAACAAGATGTGATTTGCATGAAAGACTATATGCAG TATTCCAGCCACCTGGATGAGCTTCCAGCATATGTAGGAGGAAGGGAAAATGGATGGAGGTTCCTGTCTCTAAAGGTGCTGTCCCGGGACGTCATGCTCAGAGAAGGTGTAAAACCAGGAACAAGAGGTAGATTGAAGATGGTACTGCCGTTCAGACATCTCGTCAACTCTCGTTTTGCTGGACGGCAGCCCTCACACAG AGGTTCTCAAGCCTCTTCAAGACGATCCGCCCGTGCTCAAAACAATGTGGCTCGCAAGAGACGCCTCTACGGCCTAAGTGAGGCTGAAAGA ATATTAGATGAACAGAAGCATATGGACGGCATTAACAGccatgacatgaagaaacagaacggTACGACTGAGAAACGGGACATCAAGATAGTTCTGCCATCAGTTGAGACTGAAGACTATGATGACAGCTCATCCCAGTCTGAATGGGAGGAAGAGGCTGAGAAACTGTGCAACTGGTCAGAACAACTGAATATAGATGCTGTTGAAACACCTGCATTATTCTAA